In Micromonospora sp. NBC_01813, the following are encoded in one genomic region:
- a CDS encoding ArsR/SmtB family transcription factor: MYARDNAAGATAGQEPPTGAQIDAAVTALRMLADPTRLRLLWQLREGEHDVGTLAAAVGAARPAVSQHLAKLLLAGLVASRRDGRRVLYRARGGHVRRLVAEVLHAADHHVTGAPEHG, translated from the coding sequence ATGTACGCACGCGACAACGCTGCAGGTGCCACGGCAGGGCAGGAACCACCGACCGGCGCGCAGATCGACGCGGCGGTGACCGCGTTGCGGATGCTCGCCGACCCCACCCGACTGCGGCTGCTGTGGCAACTACGCGAGGGCGAACACGACGTCGGCACCCTCGCGGCGGCGGTCGGCGCCGCCCGCCCCGCCGTCTCGCAGCACCTGGCGAAACTGCTGCTCGCCGGGCTGGTCGCCAGCCGCCGCGACGGCCGCCGGGTGCTGTACCGGGCACGCGGCGGCCACGTGCGCCGCCTGGTCGCCGAAGTCCTGCACGCCGCCGATCACCATGTCACCGGCGCACCGGAGCACGGCTGA
- a CDS encoding thymidine kinase, with product MATAACLAAGDGRLRHGAALKFFWGPMDCGKSTLALQMDHNHARQGRRGLVLTRNDRSMGPQVTTRIGLAHSAIEVTDDLDLAALVRGRWADGTRVDYLICDEACFYTVAQVEQMADLVDGYDVDVFAFGLASDFRSALFPAAQRLFELADEVCRIQVEVLCWCGRQGLLNARVVDGVVARLGEQVVIGDTDDHADVRYQVLCRRHHRAGDLGTAS from the coding sequence TTGGCGACCGCCGCCTGCCTGGCCGCCGGTGACGGGCGGCTGCGCCACGGCGCGGCGTTGAAGTTCTTCTGGGGTCCGATGGACTGCGGCAAGTCGACACTGGCCCTGCAGATGGACCACAACCATGCCCGGCAGGGTCGCCGAGGCCTGGTGTTGACCCGCAACGACCGGTCGATGGGGCCGCAGGTGACGACCCGGATCGGGCTGGCCCACTCGGCGATCGAGGTCACCGACGACCTGGACCTGGCGGCGCTGGTACGCGGCCGCTGGGCCGACGGCACCCGGGTCGATTACCTCATCTGCGACGAAGCCTGCTTCTACACGGTCGCCCAGGTCGAGCAGATGGCCGACCTGGTCGACGGCTACGACGTCGACGTGTTCGCGTTCGGCCTGGCCAGTGACTTCCGGTCGGCGCTGTTCCCGGCCGCGCAGCGGCTGTTCGAACTCGCCGACGAGGTGTGTCGGATCCAGGTCGAGGTGCTGTGCTGGTGCGGCCGGCAGGGCCTGCTCAACGCGCGGGTCGTCGACGGGGTGGTGGCCCGCCTCGGCGAGCAGGTCGTCATCGGCGACACCGACGATCACGCCGACGTGCGCTACCAGGTGCTGTGCCGCCGGCACCACCGCGCCGGCGACCTCGGCACCGCCTCGTAG
- a CDS encoding sensor histidine kinase, whose amino-acid sequence MWAASSERIPRYLDRYRGPLSDVALAVTGILGMLFLGPTAEQTGTMLLAALCAVLLLLRRRWPVPVLVAVTAVTVVVIAVGRPPDGLFIVVGMLTYSAVGHSPRRRPWFYALSVWGALMAVGTVAHFPEWWNTDQLTVFAIVFGGAAAGDAIRSRRAYIAEVTERARQAEMTREEEARRRVMDERLRIARELHDVVAHHIAVISVHAGAAGHVLRDDPDKVWPVLGNIRAAADTVLAELKSVVSVLRDPDETHSTEPAPGVERVPELLAGLASVGFAVRHQQRGDPRPLPAVVDLAAYRIAQEALTNAHRYGVGGATLTLAYTADTVTVEVTNPIAASGATPGGAGSGRGSGFGLLGMRERAAAAHGTITAGQTTGGEFRVYAELPTDEQAVNRLNAPSVPATAGGGSRHRGENVT is encoded by the coding sequence ATGTGGGCGGCGAGCAGCGAACGGATTCCCCGGTACCTCGACCGCTACCGTGGCCCGCTAAGCGATGTGGCGCTGGCGGTGACCGGGATCCTGGGCATGCTGTTTCTCGGCCCGACAGCGGAGCAGACGGGGACGATGCTGCTGGCGGCGCTGTGCGCGGTGCTGCTCCTGCTACGCCGTCGGTGGCCGGTGCCGGTCCTTGTGGCCGTCACCGCGGTCACCGTCGTCGTCATCGCGGTGGGTCGCCCCCCGGACGGGCTGTTCATCGTCGTCGGCATGTTGACGTACTCCGCCGTCGGGCACAGCCCGCGTCGTCGGCCCTGGTTTTACGCCCTGTCCGTCTGGGGTGCGCTGATGGCCGTGGGAACGGTGGCGCACTTCCCCGAATGGTGGAACACCGATCAGCTCACCGTCTTCGCGATCGTCTTCGGCGGCGCGGCGGCCGGTGACGCGATCCGGTCGCGTCGGGCGTACATCGCCGAGGTGACCGAGCGGGCCAGGCAGGCCGAGATGACCCGTGAGGAGGAGGCCCGCCGCCGGGTGATGGACGAGCGGCTCCGCATCGCCCGGGAACTGCACGACGTGGTGGCCCACCACATCGCGGTGATCAGCGTGCACGCCGGTGCCGCCGGCCACGTACTGCGAGACGACCCGGACAAGGTGTGGCCGGTGCTGGGGAACATCCGCGCCGCCGCCGACACCGTCCTGGCCGAGCTCAAGTCGGTGGTCAGTGTGCTGCGTGACCCGGACGAGACACACAGCACCGAACCGGCACCCGGGGTGGAACGCGTGCCGGAGCTGCTGGCCGGGTTGGCCTCGGTCGGATTCGCCGTACGGCATCAGCAGCGCGGCGACCCACGGCCGCTGCCGGCGGTGGTGGACCTGGCCGCGTACCGCATCGCGCAGGAGGCGCTGACCAACGCCCACCGCTACGGGGTCGGCGGCGCGACCCTCACGCTCGCGTACACCGCCGACACGGTGACCGTCGAGGTCACCAACCCGATCGCCGCGTCCGGCGCCACGCCGGGCGGCGCAGGATCCGGCCGGGGTTCCGGGTTCGGGCTCCTCGGGATGCGGGAACGGGCCGCCGCCGCGCACGGCACCATCACCGCCGGGCAGACGACCGGCGGTGAGTTCCGGGTGTACGCCGAACTGCCCACCGACGAGCAGGCGGTCAACCGGCTCAACGCACCCAGCGTCCCCGCCACCGCCGGCGGCGGCTCCCGCCACCGCGGAGAGAATGTGACGTGA
- a CDS encoding threonine ammonia-lyase: MIVDVAQIEAAARRIAGHVVRTPTVSSPGLAGLLGVPVTVKLELLQRTGSFKARGAAAKLLTLDDAQRAAGVVAVSGGNHGIAVAVMAQALDVKATVVMPRSAPARAAETCTAAGATLHLVDGMSAAFGLMASLQADGLTLVHPFDDPVVVAGQGTVGLEFAEDAFADEATAPTDVLVSIGGGALISGVAAALRACSPRTRIWGVETDGASAMTQARLAGAPVPVELSSIVSTLSAPTVSQLTLDHVTELVTDVLVVSDAEAVRGSLELAEHAKVWAEPAAGCLLPAAGRVVDQVGPGARIGLVLCGGNTTVADLMGWSRRFDVTG; the protein is encoded by the coding sequence ATGATCGTTGACGTTGCGCAGATCGAGGCTGCGGCGCGGCGGATCGCCGGCCACGTGGTGCGTACCCCGACGGTGTCGAGTCCCGGCCTGGCCGGGCTGCTCGGCGTGCCGGTGACCGTCAAACTGGAGCTGCTCCAGCGGACCGGGTCGTTCAAGGCCCGGGGCGCGGCGGCGAAGCTGCTGACCCTCGACGACGCGCAACGCGCTGCCGGGGTGGTGGCGGTCAGCGGCGGTAACCACGGCATCGCGGTCGCGGTGATGGCGCAGGCCTTGGACGTGAAGGCGACCGTGGTGATGCCACGGTCCGCGCCGGCACGGGCGGCGGAGACCTGTACCGCCGCTGGCGCGACGCTGCACCTGGTCGACGGCATGTCGGCCGCGTTCGGGTTGATGGCGAGTCTGCAGGCGGACGGGTTGACCCTGGTGCACCCGTTCGACGACCCGGTCGTGGTAGCCGGGCAGGGCACTGTCGGTCTGGAGTTCGCCGAGGACGCCTTCGCCGACGAGGCGACCGCGCCGACGGACGTGCTGGTCAGCATCGGCGGCGGTGCGTTGATCTCCGGGGTGGCGGCAGCGTTGCGCGCCTGCTCGCCGCGTACCCGGATCTGGGGGGTGGAGACCGACGGCGCGTCGGCGATGACGCAGGCCCGCCTGGCCGGTGCTCCGGTGCCGGTGGAGTTGTCGTCGATCGTGTCCACGCTGAGCGCACCGACGGTGTCGCAGTTGACGCTCGACCACGTGACGGAGCTCGTCACCGATGTGCTGGTGGTCTCGGACGCCGAGGCGGTGCGCGGCAGTCTGGAGCTGGCCGAGCATGCCAAGGTGTGGGCGGAGCCGGCCGCCGGGTGTCTGCTGCCGGCGGCCGGCCGGGTCGTCGACCAGGTCGGCCCGGGCGCCCGGATCGGCCTGGTGCTGTGCGGCGGCAACACGACCGTCGCCGATCTGATGGGCTGGTCCCGCCGGTTCGACGTGACGGGCTGA
- a CDS encoding cation diffusion facilitator family transporter, whose product MAHDHGDHDHPHRHRHHDRQHDHHRPRRAWWRRALHRLAPHSHDTASKVDDSLESSREGLRALWISLAVLAATAAAQAVIVVYSGSVALLGDTLHNIADALTAVPLAIAFLIGRRAATRAYTYGFGRAEDIAGIIIVLVIAGSALAAGWTAVDRLINPAPMTHVPWVAAAGVVGFAGNELVARYRIRVGRRIGSAALVADGLHARTDGFTSLAVVVAAGGAAAGWQWADPLVGLAITVAIGYVLRDAAREVYRRLMDAVDPALVDTAETTLRSVPGVRDVTAVRLRWIGHRLHAEADLVVDADLTLIAAHEVAADAEHQLTHAVPRLVSATVHTDPAGHAGAHHHVTLSHRRRTKPVTNHDAIGVDI is encoded by the coding sequence ATGGCCCACGACCACGGCGACCACGACCACCCGCACCGGCACCGGCACCATGACCGCCAACATGATCACCACCGTCCTCGGCGGGCCTGGTGGCGGCGGGCGCTGCACCGGCTGGCCCCGCACAGCCACGACACCGCCAGCAAGGTCGACGACTCGCTCGAATCGTCCCGCGAGGGACTCCGGGCGCTGTGGATCTCGCTGGCGGTCCTCGCCGCCACCGCTGCTGCCCAGGCCGTCATCGTCGTCTACTCCGGATCGGTGGCGCTGCTCGGCGACACCCTGCACAACATCGCCGACGCGCTCACCGCCGTACCCCTCGCCATCGCCTTTCTGATCGGCCGTCGGGCCGCCACCCGCGCCTACACGTACGGGTTCGGCCGCGCCGAGGACATCGCCGGCATCATCATCGTGCTCGTCATCGCCGGTTCGGCGCTCGCCGCCGGATGGACCGCCGTCGACCGGCTGATCAACCCGGCACCGATGACCCACGTGCCGTGGGTGGCCGCCGCCGGCGTCGTCGGCTTCGCCGGCAACGAACTCGTCGCCCGCTACCGCATCCGCGTCGGCCGGCGCATCGGCTCCGCCGCGCTGGTCGCCGACGGACTGCACGCCCGTACCGACGGATTCACCTCACTGGCCGTCGTCGTCGCCGCCGGGGGCGCGGCGGCCGGCTGGCAGTGGGCCGACCCGCTCGTCGGACTCGCCATCACCGTCGCGATCGGGTACGTGCTGCGCGACGCCGCCCGCGAGGTCTACCGGCGGCTGATGGACGCCGTCGACCCGGCCCTGGTCGACACCGCCGAAACGACGCTGCGGTCGGTGCCCGGCGTCCGCGACGTCACAGCGGTACGCCTGCGCTGGATCGGCCACCGGCTGCACGCCGAAGCCGACCTCGTCGTCGACGCCGACCTGACCCTGATCGCCGCCCACGAGGTCGCCGCCGACGCCGAACACCAACTCACCCACGCCGTACCGAGGTTGGTGTCGGCGACGGTGCACACCGACCCGGCCGGGCACGCCGGCGCGCACCACCACGTCACGTTGTCGCACCGCCGCCGGACCAAACCAGTGACGAACCACGATGCGATTGGCGTCGATATTTAG
- a CDS encoding YunG family protein, producing MFPRTWTLTHIERVIRSAWAADTCDPADLADWHTGNPARGQCGVTALVLHDLLGGDLLLGEVHVDGQRTGLHWWNRLGVVEVDLTRDQFGPHELITAGEVVDRPAGPPARCREQYETLRTRVLKQLGADTAVAADR from the coding sequence ATGTTCCCCCGCACCTGGACCCTCACCCACATCGAACGTGTCATCCGATCCGCCTGGGCCGCCGACACCTGTGATCCCGCCGACCTGGCCGACTGGCACACCGGCAACCCGGCGCGCGGGCAGTGCGGCGTCACCGCCCTGGTGCTGCACGACCTGCTCGGCGGGGATCTGTTGCTCGGTGAGGTGCACGTCGACGGGCAGCGCACCGGCTTGCACTGGTGGAACCGGCTCGGTGTGGTCGAGGTCGACCTGACCCGGGACCAGTTCGGCCCGCACGAGCTGATCACCGCCGGTGAGGTGGTCGACCGGCCGGCCGGGCCGCCGGCGCGCTGCCGCGAGCAGTACGAGACGCTGCGTACCCGGGTGTTGAAGCAGCTCGGTGCCGATACGGCGGTGGCGGCCGACAGATAG
- a CDS encoding Hsp70 family protein gives MNGPVRLAVDLGTTHTVAMVRRGDEPPRPLLFDGTPLLASGVFADTFGAVHTGRDAQRLAAGEPHRFEPHPKRHIDDGSVLLGDRELPVVELLAAGLRRVASEAAMAGVHPHGATVLTCPADWGTPRRDLLRAAAQAAGLGPVRLLDEPIAAATYCVRVLGQQIPPGGALAVFDFGGGTLDVAVVRHESASGSGPVSVGATAGLRVLATGGLDDLGGLDVDNALVAHLGQLVAMRDPQLWARLDRPVTAADRRDRHAFWAEVRAAKEMLSRAASAPVTVPGRDDPMHLTREELDRIAGPLVDRAVDETRRVLQLAGVDPAGLAGLLLVGGASRMPLVASRLHARLGVAPQVPEQPELPVAYGALHHHPAGSPVAPSTATPLRAAGTPGLYGAAPASGGAVLQPRRRGRAGRVVAAVAAAVALALVGAVGLTNGRLLNRIVGDDGPDSPGLFSGFTGGDGADDVNGGLTEVHHVPLPAGTLASAVTVVGDLAVYAAVGIGTTTVTALPAGGGDPVWATTIEVEPSEVAFTAVDGLLVVDAADSATDDGDDMRVALDPVDGAVKWKRSWQTYTDVVHLGTDVIVEVKDGIFDNAVARVDLSTGEQRWRREAPDDDLLIIDAERIRAVTAWSTDGTAPDGAGVLPAAEHTLRDNRHAAPDRIVELNESSGRGVLLDAGTGRPVGDGALPLDHDRWTVYDGLAIGRLSDEASPGRDVLAGYALDGFAKKWELPLAGTDTIELVKPCGPQLVCVAVDGNTYRTIAVRTTDGSQAWSRPGEFGDEENWYAVPGGLLFGDQSFDKLDDFAVLDFTGAEVVPADDNGSVAAVAGGRAAVVGMRVDLAASVAVPQVSVWDAATGRRTGVVDVGADLQTSGVEQVVIGGDTVVVVTTDHQVRVLTVTDLS, from the coding sequence GTGAACGGACCGGTACGGCTCGCCGTCGATCTGGGCACCACCCACACCGTCGCCATGGTGCGTCGCGGCGACGAGCCGCCCCGGCCGCTGCTGTTCGACGGCACGCCGCTGCTGGCCTCCGGGGTCTTCGCCGACACCTTCGGTGCGGTCCACACCGGACGCGACGCGCAGCGGCTCGCCGCCGGGGAGCCGCACCGGTTCGAGCCGCACCCGAAACGGCACATCGACGACGGATCGGTGCTGCTGGGCGATCGCGAGTTACCGGTGGTCGAGTTGCTGGCCGCCGGTCTGCGTCGGGTCGCCAGCGAGGCGGCGATGGCCGGGGTGCATCCGCACGGGGCGACGGTGCTGACCTGCCCGGCCGACTGGGGCACCCCACGGCGGGACCTGCTGCGGGCCGCCGCGCAGGCCGCCGGCCTCGGACCGGTGCGGCTGCTCGACGAGCCGATCGCCGCCGCCACCTACTGCGTACGGGTGCTGGGCCAGCAGATTCCGCCCGGCGGTGCGCTCGCGGTGTTCGACTTCGGCGGCGGCACCCTCGACGTCGCCGTGGTACGCCACGAGTCCGCCTCGGGCAGCGGGCCGGTATCGGTCGGCGCGACCGCCGGTCTGCGGGTGCTGGCCACCGGTGGGCTGGACGACCTCGGCGGGCTGGACGTCGACAACGCGCTCGTCGCCCACCTCGGCCAGTTGGTCGCGATGCGGGATCCGCAGCTGTGGGCCCGGCTGGACCGGCCGGTGACCGCCGCCGACCGCCGCGACCGGCACGCCTTCTGGGCGGAGGTACGGGCGGCGAAGGAGATGCTGTCGCGGGCGGCGTCGGCGCCGGTGACGGTGCCCGGCCGTGACGACCCGATGCATCTGACCCGCGAGGAGCTCGACCGGATCGCCGGCCCGCTGGTCGACCGGGCCGTCGACGAGACCCGCCGGGTGCTGCAACTGGCCGGGGTGGACCCGGCCGGTCTCGCCGGGCTGCTGCTGGTCGGCGGGGCCAGCCGGATGCCGCTGGTCGCCAGCCGGCTGCACGCCCGGCTCGGGGTCGCCCCGCAGGTGCCGGAGCAGCCGGAGCTGCCGGTGGCGTACGGGGCGCTGCATCACCACCCGGCCGGTTCGCCGGTGGCGCCGTCGACCGCGACTCCGCTGCGGGCCGCCGGCACGCCCGGGTTGTACGGGGCCGCACCGGCGTCGGGCGGGGCGGTCCTTCAGCCGCGACGGCGGGGGCGGGCCGGCCGGGTGGTCGCGGCGGTCGCCGCCGCCGTGGCGCTGGCCCTGGTCGGTGCGGTCGGGCTGACCAACGGCCGGCTACTGAACCGGATCGTCGGCGACGACGGGCCGGACAGCCCCGGCCTGTTCAGCGGCTTCACCGGCGGCGACGGGGCGGACGACGTCAACGGCGGCCTGACCGAGGTGCATCACGTGCCGCTGCCGGCCGGCACCCTGGCCTCGGCGGTGACCGTCGTCGGTGACCTGGCCGTGTACGCGGCGGTCGGCATCGGCACGACCACGGTGACCGCGTTGCCGGCCGGCGGCGGTGACCCGGTGTGGGCCACCACGATCGAGGTGGAGCCGAGCGAGGTGGCGTTCACGGCCGTCGACGGCCTGCTGGTCGTCGACGCCGCCGACTCGGCCACCGACGACGGCGACGACATGCGGGTCGCCCTCGACCCCGTTGACGGCGCCGTCAAGTGGAAACGCAGTTGGCAGACCTACACCGATGTCGTCCACCTCGGCACCGACGTGATCGTCGAGGTCAAGGACGGCATCTTCGACAACGCGGTCGCCCGCGTCGACCTGAGCACCGGGGAGCAGCGCTGGCGACGCGAGGCACCCGACGACGACCTGCTGATCATCGACGCCGAGCGGATCCGGGCGGTGACCGCGTGGAGCACCGACGGGACCGCCCCGGACGGGGCCGGGGTGCTGCCCGCCGCCGAGCACACGTTGCGCGACAACCGGCACGCCGCGCCGGACCGGATCGTCGAGCTGAACGAGAGCAGCGGCCGGGGTGTGCTGCTGGACGCCGGCACCGGCAGGCCGGTCGGCGACGGCGCGCTGCCGCTGGACCACGACCGGTGGACCGTCTACGACGGGCTGGCCATCGGCCGGCTGTCCGATGAGGCGTCGCCGGGCCGGGACGTGCTGGCCGGGTACGCCCTCGACGGCTTCGCCAAGAAGTGGGAACTGCCGCTGGCCGGCACCGACACCATCGAGCTGGTCAAGCCGTGCGGGCCGCAGTTGGTGTGCGTGGCGGTCGACGGCAACACCTACCGGACGATCGCGGTGCGTACCACCGACGGGTCGCAGGCCTGGTCGCGGCCGGGTGAATTCGGCGACGAGGAGAACTGGTACGCCGTACCGGGCGGGTTGCTCTTCGGTGACCAGAGTTTCGACAAGCTCGACGACTTCGCCGTGCTGGACTTCACCGGCGCCGAGGTGGTGCCGGCCGACGACAACGGTTCCGTCGCCGCGGTGGCTGGCGGCCGGGCGGCGGTGGTCGGCATGCGCGTCGACCTGGCCGCCAGCGTCGCCGTGCCGCAGGTGTCGGTCTGGGACGCGGCGACCGGCCGCCGCACCGGTGTGGTCGACGTCGGCGCTGACCTGCAGACCAGCGGGGTGGAGCAGGTGGTGATCGGCGGCGACACCGTCGTCGTGGTCACCACCGATCATCAGGTACGGGTGCTGACCGTGACCGACCTGTCCTGA
- a CDS encoding S1 family peptidase, whose product MTVTSLSIRQASVAFAAGAVLVGGLLASPAAAAPRPTQDLTGEAALTLVDRLGDRSAGAYQDQTTGDLVVTVTDEVSARAVRSAGGVARIVERGAADLDRVTTALSRSAAVTGTSWYADPVTNQVVVSVDSTVTGTRLALVDAVAARFGDAVRVEHLPGVLEATAAGGDPIYSGGSRCSLGFNVADAANRPMFLTAGHCTNNRVFWTIDGVANAGTTVASSFPGNDYGMVRWDNPNANRPGAVNMYNGSTRDISSAANPYVGQALGSSGSTTGLTRGSVTALNVTANYSAGPVTGLFRTNLCIDRGDSGGAVFAHNTALGLNSGAVIGGCVGYHQPVVEVLSAYNARVY is encoded by the coding sequence ATGACGGTGACATCCCTGTCGATCCGCCAGGCCAGCGTGGCATTCGCCGCCGGTGCCGTACTCGTCGGAGGCCTGCTGGCCAGCCCGGCGGCCGCCGCACCGCGCCCCACCCAGGACCTCACCGGCGAGGCCGCGCTGACCCTCGTCGACCGGCTCGGCGACCGGTCCGCCGGCGCGTACCAGGACCAGACGACCGGCGACCTGGTCGTCACCGTGACCGACGAGGTCAGCGCCCGCGCGGTCCGGTCCGCCGGCGGCGTGGCCCGCATCGTCGAACGCGGCGCCGCCGACCTCGACCGGGTCACCACCGCCCTGTCCCGCTCGGCCGCCGTCACCGGCACCAGCTGGTACGCCGACCCGGTCACCAACCAGGTCGTCGTCTCCGTCGACAGCACCGTCACCGGCACCCGACTGGCGCTGGTCGACGCCGTCGCCGCCCGATTCGGCGACGCGGTACGCGTCGAACACCTGCCCGGCGTCCTGGAGGCGACCGCCGCCGGTGGCGACCCGATCTACTCCGGCGGCTCCCGCTGCTCACTCGGGTTCAACGTGGCCGACGCCGCGAACCGGCCGATGTTCCTCACCGCCGGGCACTGCACCAACAACCGGGTGTTCTGGACGATCGACGGGGTCGCCAACGCCGGCACCACCGTCGCCAGCAGCTTCCCCGGCAACGACTACGGCATGGTCCGCTGGGACAACCCGAACGCCAACCGGCCCGGCGCCGTCAACATGTACAACGGCAGCACCCGCGACATCAGCAGTGCCGCCAACCCGTACGTGGGGCAGGCGCTGGGCTCAAGCGGCAGTACCACCGGGCTGACCCGGGGATCAGTCACCGCGCTCAACGTCACGGCCAACTACTCGGCCGGCCCGGTGACCGGGCTGTTCCGGACCAACCTGTGCATCGACCGTGGGGACAGCGGCGGCGCGGTGTTCGCGCACAACACGGCACTCGGCCTGAACTCAGGCGCCGTCATCGGCGGGTGCGTCGGCTACCACCAGCCGGTCGTCGAGGTGCTCTCCGCATACAACGCCCGGGTGTACTGA
- a CDS encoding MMPL family transporter, giving the protein MLYRLGRFSFRRRRLTLVIWVIALAMFGTGAAQLSGPTSDALSIPGTESWRAMDVMTDKFGGGIRAASVKVVFTASGDATLTDADQRSAVQAAVAALRNAPQVAVVADPYQAGSISPDGKIAYATVSYPVDATEVSVESRAALFDAGDTARDAGVGIGVEYSGDVIGETEEAGAAEALGIVVAAFVLLITFGSLTAAGLPLLTAIIGVAVGLLGIGIASGFLDLTSNTSALATMLGLAVGIDYALFILSRYRHELAAGRDGEEAAGRAVGTAGSAVVFAGLTVVIALAALAVVGIPFLAAMGLAAAGTVAVAVVISLSLLPALLGFAGRTVLPRRQRNSPQAQRDSDGTPARPARVPFGERWARGVVRHRVPALVLSVVAVGVVALPALDLSVTLPDDSTASPESTQRKAYDQLAAGFGAGINGPLVVVVESADGTAAAAGEQAQRIVAGLAGVVVASPATPNQAGDTAIFSVVPTGGPTSEDTRNLVHDIRAQQADFTASTGGATLAVTGRAAIDIDVSEKTTAALLPYLAVVVGCAFLLLLVVFRSIVVPIKAALGFLLSVAASFGALVFVFQQGHFADLIGLATPGPIVSFIPIFLVGILFGLAMDYEVFLVTRAREEFVHGATADEAIVSGMRHGARVVTAAALIMMSVFGGFILAEDTVVKSLGFALAFGVAVDALLVRMTIVPAVLSLLGRSAWWLPTWLDRALPNVDIEGARLTRQASHLVEGTVLAASHSRGRGRTCNEPRGTV; this is encoded by the coding sequence ATGTTGTACCGGCTGGGACGGTTCTCGTTCCGACGACGCCGGCTGACCCTCGTCATCTGGGTGATCGCGCTGGCGATGTTCGGCACCGGAGCGGCGCAGCTGTCCGGGCCGACCAGCGACGCCCTGTCCATCCCCGGCACCGAGTCGTGGCGGGCGATGGACGTGATGACGGACAAGTTCGGCGGCGGCATCCGTGCCGCGTCGGTCAAGGTGGTCTTCACCGCCTCCGGCGACGCCACGTTGACCGACGCGGATCAGCGCAGCGCCGTCCAGGCCGCGGTCGCCGCGCTGCGCAACGCGCCCCAGGTCGCGGTGGTCGCCGACCCGTACCAGGCCGGAAGCATCTCACCGGACGGGAAGATCGCGTACGCCACCGTCTCCTACCCGGTGGACGCGACCGAGGTGAGCGTCGAGTCCCGGGCGGCGCTGTTCGACGCCGGCGACACCGCCCGGGACGCGGGCGTCGGCATCGGCGTCGAATACTCCGGCGATGTCATCGGCGAGACCGAGGAAGCTGGTGCCGCCGAAGCACTCGGCATCGTGGTGGCCGCCTTCGTTCTGCTGATCACCTTCGGCTCGCTCACCGCTGCCGGGCTGCCGCTGCTGACCGCGATCATCGGGGTGGCCGTCGGCCTGCTCGGCATCGGGATCGCCTCCGGATTCCTCGATCTGACCTCGAACACCTCGGCGCTGGCCACCATGCTGGGTCTGGCCGTCGGGATCGACTACGCGCTGTTCATCCTGTCGCGCTACCGGCATGAGCTCGCCGCCGGCCGTGACGGCGAGGAGGCCGCCGGCCGTGCCGTGGGCACCGCCGGATCGGCCGTCGTCTTCGCCGGTCTGACCGTCGTCATCGCCCTGGCCGCGCTCGCCGTGGTCGGGATCCCGTTCCTGGCGGCGATGGGCCTCGCCGCCGCCGGCACCGTCGCGGTGGCGGTGGTGATCAGCCTGTCGCTGCTGCCCGCGCTGCTCGGCTTCGCGGGCCGCACGGTGCTGCCCAGGCGGCAGCGCAACAGCCCGCAGGCCCAGCGCGACAGCGACGGCACACCTGCACGGCCGGCCAGGGTGCCGTTCGGTGAGCGGTGGGCGCGCGGCGTGGTCAGGCACCGCGTACCGGCGTTGGTGTTGTCGGTCGTCGCCGTCGGTGTCGTCGCGCTCCCCGCACTCGACCTGAGCGTGACGCTGCCCGACGACAGCACCGCGTCGCCGGAGTCCACTCAGCGCAAGGCGTACGACCAGCTCGCCGCCGGTTTCGGGGCCGGCATCAACGGCCCGCTGGTCGTCGTGGTCGAGTCCGCCGACGGTACGGCGGCAGCCGCCGGCGAGCAGGCGCAACGGATCGTCGCCGGTCTCGCCGGTGTCGTCGTGGCCTCCCCTGCGACGCCGAACCAGGCCGGGGACACCGCAATCTTCAGCGTCGTTCCCACCGGCGGGCCCACCAGCGAGGACACCAGGAACCTGGTGCACGACATCCGCGCCCAGCAGGCGGACTTCACCGCATCCACCGGGGGCGCGACCCTGGCCGTCACCGGCCGGGCCGCCATCGACATCGACGTGTCGGAGAAGACCACCGCCGCGCTGCTGCCCTACCTGGCCGTCGTGGTCGGCTGTGCGTTCCTGCTGCTACTGGTGGTGTTCCGCAGCATCGTGGTGCCGATCAAGGCCGCGCTGGGGTTCCTGCTGTCGGTGGCCGCGTCGTTCGGTGCCCTGGTCTTCGTCTTCCAGCAGGGCCACTTCGCCGACCTGATCGGGCTCGCCACGCCCGGCCCGATCGTCAGCTTCATCCCGATCTTCCTGGTCGGCATCCTGTTCGGCCTGGCCATGGACTACGAGGTCTTCCTGGTCACCCGGGCCAGGGAGGAGTTCGTGCACGGAGCCACCGCCGATGAGGCGATCGTGTCCGGCATGAGGCACGGTGCCCGGGTGGTCACCGCCGCGGCACTGATCATGATGAGTGTCTTCGGTGGCTTCATCCTCGCCGAGGACACCGTCGTCAAGTCGCTGGGGTTCGCCCTGGCGTTCGGCGTCGCCGTCGACGCCCTGCTGGTCCGGATGACGATCGTCCCGGCGGTGCTGTCGCTGCTCGGCAGGTCCGCGTGGTGGCTACCGACGTGGCTCGACCGTGCCCTGCCGAACGTCGACATCGAAGGTGCCCGGCTCACCAGGCAGGCGAGTCACCTGGTGGAGGGTACGGTGTTGGCGGCGAGCCACTCCCGCGGCAGGGGAAGGACGTGCAACGAACCCCGCGGAACCGTCTGA